A window from Erythrobacter sp. YJ-T3-07 encodes these proteins:
- the purS gene encoding phosphoribosylformylglycinamidine synthase subunit PurS, translating to MKKRVFVTLKPGVLDPQGRAVHHALDGLGFDGVEDVRIGRLVELELADGVSDEKVAEMCEKLLANTVIENYRIEDAG from the coding sequence ATGAAAAAGCGCGTGTTCGTAACCCTCAAGCCCGGCGTGCTCGACCCGCAGGGGCGCGCCGTGCACCATGCGCTGGACGGACTCGGCTTCGACGGGGTCGAAGATGTGCGGATCGGGCGGCTGGTCGAGCTTGAGCTGGCCGATGGCGTCTCGGACGAAAAGGTCGCCGAGATGTGCGAGAAGCTGCTCGCCAACACCGTGATCGAGAATTACCGGATCGAGGACGCGGGATAA
- the purQ gene encoding phosphoribosylformylglycinamidine synthase subunit PurQ, with translation MNTAVVTFPGSNCDRDMMVAIAEVFGTAPTQVWHRDTALPDRVDFIALPGGFSYGDYLRSGAMAANSPIMREVKAAAARGVPVLGVCNGFQVLAEAGLLPGALMRNAGQRFVCRDAQLKVENTQTRFTAGYDAGETITIPVAHHDGNYFADDATLDALEGDGRVVFRYAHATNGSRRDIAGIVNESGTVLGMMPHPERAIEAAHGGTDGRRLFESLARSLAEAD, from the coding sequence ATGAACACCGCCGTCGTCACCTTCCCCGGCTCCAACTGCGACCGCGACATGATGGTCGCGATTGCCGAGGTGTTCGGCACCGCGCCGACGCAGGTCTGGCATCGCGACACCGCGCTGCCCGATCGCGTCGACTTCATCGCCCTGCCCGGCGGGTTTTCCTACGGCGACTACCTGCGCTCGGGCGCGATGGCGGCGAACAGCCCGATTATGCGCGAAGTGAAGGCGGCCGCCGCGCGCGGCGTGCCCGTGCTGGGCGTGTGCAACGGCTTCCAGGTGCTCGCCGAAGCGGGCCTGCTGCCGGGCGCGCTGATGCGCAATGCCGGCCAGCGCTTCGTGTGCCGCGATGCGCAGCTCAAGGTCGAGAACACGCAGACCCGCTTCACCGCAGGCTATGATGCGGGCGAGACGATCACCATCCCGGTGGCGCACCACGACGGCAACTACTTCGCCGACGATGCAACGCTGGATGCGCTGGAAGGCGATGGCCGCGTGGTGTTCCGCTATGCCCACGCAACCAACGGATCGCGCCGCGACATTGCCGGCATCGTCAACGAAAGCGGCACGGTGCTGGGCATGATGCCGCACCCCGAACGCGCGATCGAAGCCGCCCACGGCGGCACCGACGGTCGGCGGCTGTTCGAATCGCTCGCCCGGAGCCTCGCCGAAGCGGATTGA